The Huiozyma naganishii CBS 8797 chromosome 3, complete genome genome contains a region encoding:
- the CMI8 gene encoding Cmi8p (similar to Saccharomyces cerevisiae YDR461C-A; ancestral locus Anc_5.583), whose product METSLGEPDPYSSAGAQNWQQNPQLKSHEEHCNHSPANVRQQQTYTHVPHGASNRNYPGSQTLTYTNSNNQPRR is encoded by the coding sequence ATGGAGACTTCCCTCGGGGAACCAGACCCGTACAGCAGTGCTGGGGCGCAAAACTGGCAACAAAACCCACAACTGAAAAGCCACGAGGAACATTGTAACCATTCACCGGCAAATGTACGGCAACAGCAAACTTACACACATGTACCCCATGGGGCCTCGAATAGGAACTACCCAGGATCACAAACATTGACATACACCAATTCCAACAACCAACCAAGGAGATAA
- the LAA2 gene encoding Laa2p (similar to Saccharomyces cerevisiae YBL010C; ancestral locus Anc_4.99): MFHVLFFFFVFCAEDLAHIRASHLAPGLGDSGRDGPSFEEVGSCVVAVGYLMSEVQSLEGSEGGSDRSSGGGVEENDDDFGNFSDASIEAAEESEQGQEDDDAVALMDEPKNIPNVLNKCLDKLFGPNEETSSAPDTESQFQLDDILNEERPRIIYRQLVTAQILSQPFIWSRSHIRESLLHILGVDDKKRTTRQETREIQLDDSLYLRILQHLNVAKPNSESGSTSGAGSLPLLRDRFKIKYAPRLAQPASLQEEIDKEQEARIPTLITEGIADRDTIGLKEYHDELCHQIDSLAMKLRDLNGRQELLTQDKLLFENVITNLIGHTQRLQRDEIALYNKQFKKRGKQKLGKWVPNF; encoded by the coding sequence ATGTTTCACgtgctctttttttttttcgtgtTCTGTGCGGAAGATCTTGCCCACATAAGGGCCAGCCATCTCGCACCTGGACTTGGTGACAGTGGACGGGATGGGCCAAGTTTTGAAGAGGTCGGGTCCTGTgtagttgctgttggttATTTGATGAGTGAGGTGCAGTCTCTTGAGGGAAGTGAGGGTGGGAGTGATAGGTCTAGTGGAGGTGGTGTTGAAGAGAACGATGACGATTTTGGGAATTTTTCAGATGCGTCCATTGAGGCTGCAGAGGAATCGGAGCAGGGCCaggaggatgacgatgcGGTTGCGTTGATGGATGAACCTAAGAATATACCGAACGTGTTGAATAAGTGTCTTGATAAACTTTTTGGTCCCAATGAGGAGACATCATCGGCTCCTGATACAGAGTCGCAATTTCAACTGGATGATATATTAAATGAGGAGAGACCGAGAATAATTTATAGACAGTTAGTGACAGCCCAGATTCTGTCACAGCCCTTTATATGGAGTCGGTCCCACATTAGAGAGTCTCTTTTGCATATTTTGGGGGTAGATGACAAGAAACGTACCACACGCCAAGAGACTCGTGAAATACAATTAGACGATTCTCTGTACCTTCGAATCTTGCAGCATTTAAACGTTGCGAAGCCTAACTCGGAGAGTGGTAGCACTAGTGGTGCTGGGAGCTTACCATTGCTGAGGGATCGGTTTAAGATCAAGTATGCGCCACGCTTAGCACAGCCTGCCTCGTTGCAAGAGGAGATAGATAAAGAGCAAGAGGCACGTATCCCGACGCTGATTACCGAGGGCATAGCAGACCGAGATACGATTGGGTTAAAGGAGTACCACGACGAGTTGTGTCATCAAATCGATTCGTTGGCGATGAAGTTGCGAGACCTAAATGGGAGGCAGGAGTTGCTCACTCAAGATAAATTGTTGTTTGAGAATGTAATCACAAACCTTATTGGGCACACACAGCGGCTACAGAGGGACGAAATTGCATTATACAATAAACAGTTCAAAAAACGGGGcaaacagaaacttggTAAATGGGTACCAAATTTCTGA
- the PFA5 gene encoding palmitoyltransferase PFA5 (similar to Saccharomyces cerevisiae PFA5 (YDR459C); ancestral locus Anc_5.579), whose translation MVFVWNLRWLSKHLDFLTPAVAFGLLIYGNWAYIHKFAIKKLFHQHGRLATAVGLIATIGVLDICVLLIWVQVLLVGPGAQKTIEPYTLLPPAQVTDPRAESFTSPQVNKPPLIYQCDENGYPTWCAHCQSVKSLRTHHSGRTGSCVFKFDHYCGWLGTLIGAGNYLLFIQFLVYMDCLLLIMWISMSPFIRVYTFRRDGNLIAIYILSVWCSLFVTGLLTAHIYMISLNLTSLEGIILKKTPKKNAEPKPYYVCYKNPKDHCRYVIKLTGPQFMSIWRKCTIWANWIDQLGERAYLWFVPIYTSKGKSRDIESAFDETGSRINDKILTLIDGKLQSGEYLKRFEAYGDGHDEL comes from the coding sequence ATGGTATTTGTATGGAATTTAAGATGGTTGTCGAAGCACCTTGACTTTTTGACACCCGCAGTGGCATTCGGGCTTCTAATCTACGGGAATTGGGCGTATATTCATAAGTTTgcaatcaagaaactgtttCATCAGCATGGAAGATTGGCCACCGCGGTGGGCTTGATTGCCACAATAGGGGTGCTGGATATCTGCGTGCTTCTTATTTGGGTGCAGGTCTTGTTGGTGGGGCCTGGTGCACAGAAAACAATCGAGCCGTACACATTGCTGCCTCCAGCCCAGGTGACGGATCCCCGAGCAGAATCCTTCACCTCACCACAGGTGAATAAACCACCACTTATTTATCAATGCGATGAAAATGGATACCCGACTTGGTGTGCTCATTGCCAATCTGTGAAATCCTTAAGAACGCATCATTCAGGGCGTACTGGCTCCTGcgttttcaagtttgaccACTACTGTGGATGGCTGGGAACCCTCATAGGGGCAGGGAATTATTTGCTATTTATCCAATTCCTCGTGTACATGGACTGTCTACTGCTCATCATGTGGATTAGCATGAGCCCCTTCATCCGCGTGTACACCTTCCGAAGAGATGGAAATTTGATAGCCATCTATATTCTCAGCGTGTGGTGCTCGCTATTTGTTACAGGGCTGTTAACGGCACATATCTACATGATATCGCTCAACCTAACGTCATTGGAAGGCAttatcttgaagaaaacaccaaagaagaatgCGGAACCAAAACCGTACTACGTGTGTTACAAAAACCCTAAAGACCATTGTAGATACGTCATCAAATTAACAGGTCCACAATTTATGTCAATATGGAGGAAATGCACGATATGGGCTAATTGGATAGATCAGCTGGGGGAAAGAGCGTACCTCTGGTTTGTCCCCATATACACATCTAAGGGCAAGTCAAGAGATATCGAGTCTGCGTTCGACGAAACGGGGAGCAGAATAAACGACAAGATTTTAACACTGATTGATGGCAAGCTACAGTCGGGCGAGTACCTCAAGCGGTTCGAAGCCTACGGGGACGGACACGACGAGCTGTGA
- the TFB3 gene encoding TFIIH/NER complex subunit TFB3 (similar to Saccharomyces cerevisiae TFB3 (YDR460W); ancestral locus Anc_5.580): MDDYEEENRDMCPICKTDRYLSPDLRFLVNPECYHKICENCVDRIFSLGPAPCPYKRCDKILRKNKFKTQIFDDVEVEKEVDIRKRVHNVYNQTLADFKGDLTAYNKYLEDIEDIVYNLDHGIDVVDTEQKLRDYEELNRQLILNNIERSKLDSETFVQRQQREKDMKLRQRQLEREVEEEDRQQKEWAKKEIVNRLANSNGVDASEIIEGVNNSVKLKKSSARRKLDDLNRALRENPGFMALTATDDNQSKGTMPLTTPFNGDRDVEKRYSINPDHYNDPFIKDLESNREYLASGFRTDYVYDRVLTEAFMGLGCIVSEELAS, encoded by the coding sequence ATGGATGACTATGAGGAAGAGAACAGGGACATGTGTCCCATCTGTAAGACGGATAGGTATTTGTCACCGGATTTGAGATTTTTAGTCAACCCTGAGTGCTACCATAAGATCTGTGAAAACTGTGTGGACCGTATATTCAGTCTTGGTCCCGCTCCGTGTCCTTATAAACGGTGTGATAAGATTCTaagaaagaacaagttcaagaCGCAGATATTTGACGATGTGGAGGTGGAGAAGGAGGTGGATATACGGAAGAGGGTGCATAACGTTTACAACCAGACGCTGGCGGACTTCAAGGGGGATTTGACCGCTTATAATAAGTACCTGGAGGATATTGAAGATATAGTATACAATTTAGACCACGGGATCGACGTTGTCGACACAGAGCAGAAGTTAAGGGACTATGAGGAATTAAACAGACAGTTgattttgaacaacatAGAGAGAAGTAAACTGGACTCTGAGACTTTTGTTCAAAGGCAGCAGCGGGAGAAGGACATGAAGTTGCGACAGAGACAACTGGAGCGCGAagtggaggaggaggaccGCCAGCAGAAGGAGTGGGCTAAGAAAGAGATAGTGAACCGTTTGGCGAACTCGAATGGTGTTGACGCCAGTGAAATCATCGAAGGTGTTAACAACTCGGTCAAGTTAAAGAAATCCTCTGCGAGGAGGAAACTAGACGACCTGAACAGGGCACTAAGAGAAAATCCAGGGTTCATGGCGTTGACGGCGACCGATGACAATCAAAGCAAGGGCACCATGCCGTTGACGACACCGTTTAACGGGGACAGAGATGTCGAGAAACGGTATAGCATAAATCCTGACCATTACAACGACCCATTTATCAAAGACTTGGAGTCGAACAGAGAGTACCTGGCTTCTGGGTTCAGGACAGATTACGTGTACGATAGAGTTCTCACAGAGGCATTCATGGGACTTGGCTGCATCGTATCAGAAGAACTAGCATCATAG
- the HEH2 gene encoding Heh2p (similar to Saccharomyces cerevisiae YDR458C and SRC1 (YML034W); ancestral locus Anc_5.577): MEYLEHDFDPKTWTVSQLRGVLVENGVELPSKVKKQQLVRLFNKEIVPKRKDLRKRHLDVKPNDHGINVVETNKTGSPIKRKRARATDSTQDGKQGDDTETKKKKPKKAKKTLRSERAKLTELREGSRNENKVAIETLKPNINKLKVSPEFAKQLQQVSEYGVSSADEIEKLDPAKKDTSRIDDSHRPFRDSNTEPYGLFTPNVLTSKVFSENASETERVQNDENYRNRKGRHQIIQPSKVHDEVDSDETKLRRRYVADLSQDRETQKHPINNNSYDHPIEVLSEEEDEAQFVYRETSGKKKVLLNSEIKETLQVNTESGTKQLDEDSKEVILKQNLEKKALPPKKSAENGLENRDSIISFARAKSVFLGSIQFVAIASVVLWGVWYREQRIAVGFCHHELPLKKLCPDRLIQIYQTFVLDLSFFDSILEKYAPKCIDCPENAMCFSHMRLICDAGYIAMSSWKSLNGLLPINGHCIKDMKKDEILKDIFQSCLEDLRMENAEKNCGEGENNLESGISSSILFEKHFRKVIEDQNWSTYEGKQLWGTVLDKLKGMPEVSWSYREDELVGINLRSHSRKYIGFGCRYGRHIKNTVMTYQHHLIGLIVALLVFIIVKKRVKSYKIEQDKIRLYTENAIDRLKKSKLENNDPPFVHTVQLRDVILADVADLHERNEIWGSMVKRMDKDKNVLSSQMEIHGEIMRCWMWTGDLAE, encoded by the coding sequence ATGGAGTATCTGGAGCATGATTTTGACCCAAAGACCTGGACTGTTTCCCAATTGAGAGGGGTGTTGGTTGAAAACGGTGTTGAATTACCAtccaaagtgaaaaaaCAGCAATTGGTTCGTTTGTTCAATAAAGAGATAGTCCCCAAGAGAAAGGATCTGAGAAAGAGGCATCTTGATGTTAAACCTAATGATCACGGAATTAATGTCGTTGAAACAAATAAGACGGGTTCCCCcataaaaagaaagagagcTAGAGCTACAGATTCTACACAGGATGGCAAGCAAGGCGATGACACagaaacgaagaagaaaaagccAAAGAAGGCGAAGAAGACTCTCAGATCTGAAAGAGCGAAATTGACTGAGCTGAGAGAAGGCTCGCGCAACGAAAATAAAGTGGCCattgaaactttgaaacCAAACATTAACAAGCTAAAAGTTTCCCCAGAATTTGCCAAGCAATTACAACAAGTATCGGAATATGGAGTAAGTTCGGCGGATGAGATCGAGAAATTGGACCCCGCAAAGAAGGATACCTCTCGTATCGATGACAGTCATAGACCTTTTAGGGATAGTAATACTGAACCGTATGGACTATTCACACCAAATGTGTTGACATCGAAGGTTTTTTCTGAGAATGCATCGGAGACGGAACGGGTGCAGAACGACGAGAAttacagaaacagaaaggGAAGACATCAAATAATCCAACCCTCTAAAGTCCACGATGAAGTGGACAGCGATGAAACCAAGTTAAGACGTCGATATGTGGCCGACCTTTCCCAGGACAGAGAAACGCAAAAACATCCTATTAATAACAATTCCTACGATCATCCCATAGAGGTATTatcagaagaagaggacgaggCACAATTTGTTTATCGAGAGACAAgcgggaaaaaaaaggtgTTATTGAATTCAGAAATCAAAGAGACCTTGCAGGTAAATACGGAAAGTGGAACTAAACAGCTTGATGAGGACTCTAAGGAGGTCATACTAAAACAAAACCTTGAAAAAAAGGCATTACCACCAAAAAAGTCTGCCGAAAATGGACTTGAAAACCGCGACTCTATTATTTCCTTTGCAAGAGCGAAATCGGTCTTCCTGGGAAGTATACAGTTCGTGGCAATTGCATCTGTTGTACTTTGGGGAGTATGGTATCGGGAACAAAGAATCGCAGTCGGTTTTTGTCATCACGAATTACCTCTCAAAAAACTGTGTCCTGATCGTCTTATCCAAATTTATCAAACATTCGTCTTGGATCTATCATTCTTTGATtctattttggaaaagtaTGCACCCAAATGCATCGACTGTCCCGAAAATGCTATGTGCTTTTCCCACATGAGACTCATATGTGATGCTGGTTACATTGCCATGTCATCTTGGAAGTCCCTCAACGGTCTTCTTCCAATAAATGGACATTGCATCAAAGACATGaaaaaagatgaaattCTTAAAGATATCTTCCAGAGCTGCCTTGAGGATTTAAGGATGGAAAACGCTGAGAAAAACTGTGGTGAGGGAGAGAACAATTTGGAGAGTGGGATTTCTAGTTCTATCCTATTTGAAAAACATTTTAGAAAAGTTATCGAAGATCAAAACTGGTCCACGTATGAGGGTAAACAGTTGTGGGGTACGGTATTAGATAAATTGAAAGGTATGCCAGAGGTGTCGTGGAGTTATAGGGAGGATGAATTGGTTGGTATCAATCTACGCTCCCATTCCAGGAAATATATCGGCTTCGGTTGCAGGTATGGTCGTCATATCAAAAATACTGTTATGACCTATCAGCACCATCTTATTGGGCTTATTGTAGCTTTATTGGTGTTTATCATTGTTAAGAAAAGGGTGAAAAGTTATAAGATCGAACAGGATAAGATTAGATTGTATACTGAAAATGCTATTGACAGGCTAAAGAAATCTAAACTAGAGAATAACGACCCACCTTTTGTCCATACTGTACAACTACGAGATGTCATATTGGCAGACGTTGCTGATTTGCACGAAAGAAATGAAATATGGGGTTCAATGGTCAAGCGTATGGATAAGGATAAGAATGTCTTATCGAGTCAAATGGAAATACATGGGGAAATCATGAGGTGTTGGATGTGGACTGGTGACTTAGCTGAATAG
- the ALK2 gene encoding protein kinase ALK2 (similar to Saccharomyces cerevisiae ALK2 (YBL009W) and ALK1 (YGL021W); ancestral locus Anc_4.100), whose translation MDYEDDSFEDWNTGKGQKFIALVVSDNSDSESRLVQESGPVRQRISSSGTKSRQKLHDEKKSTGKRSQSKTIKSQSSNNSPNANTATPRTSIAGKSEEKKRWSFMSNHSSSSKKRWSSFTLDSNTAKIVASSHSSNNNRLSVVSTSSSSNIDGQSIEGQPLEKASNRSRTHSLKRSSTGSSLRQLLNKIVTSENSELDKENQPLFSSTTSSNASIRTNGSNKGTKFKKSKPSITVTNSDSRQPLKPLRNTLNTVETQNSFRRPSLSSMNTNTSKNSMSMLNSSMDNLSIHTKRPSISSMSSSTSLSKWKFWKRPTQLNNGGNNIHNQEYYQHSQNQRHNPNVIDKQTGKKKLRQKSSLADFHSGTNNDQLSFYSNIDYTGGQQLNGANTTLNKRTSTSSLSLSISSLKHRSSQPNLKHKTSHSSLPKFKNRRQSNTGGDDGSSLLTISSSMNSVHSSHSNGTTNTNNISLPVPNAVSRDKIRAKLKNSASLLSLNSKIPMEKKSYDDNMLNEILDLCTVKCVIEPAEIDSKKHQHLETLSSNHSIQISQHVWRCTSSLDQSQTIICKKIPLLCDFNEMESCLKELKILKLCTGTPGLPFLIQNYIIRSADTNENTLYLFLKDMGDPITEREVKNWSTCLKIFWQCALILYVAETKFQFEHRNLTLDHILIDKNGTITLCDLSKARANYYSNDNVIYTRLDHPAFFQGGRDYLFDIYNSMRSIFIAKNEHWNHFEPGTNLLWLRYLAIMLLTKNKDRTMMGPGRDQLLKLTVLLDMYPAASTKRSNHLFNKRKEIEIKSTGDLMKWK comes from the coding sequence ATGGATTACGAGGATGATTCATTCGAGGACTGGAATACGGGCAAGGGACAGAAGTTCATTGCCCTTGTCGTTTCCGACAACTCAGACAGTGAGAGTCGTCTAGTACAGGAAAGTGGACCGGTAAGACAGAGAATCAGCAGCAGTGGGACGAAGAGTCGGCAGAAACTGCACGATGAGAAGAAATCAACGGGTAAAAGAAGCCAGAGCAAAACTATAAAGAGCCAGAGTAGTAATAACAGTCCAAACGCAAACACGGCTACTCCAAGAACGAGCATTGCTGGGAAATccgaggagaagaaaaggtGGTCGTTTATGTCTAAccattcttcttcgtccAAGAAGAGATGGTCATCTTTCACGCTGGACTCAAACACTGCGAAGATTGTTGCGAGCAGTCACAGTAGTAACAACAACCGACTTTCAGTGGTGAGCACCTCCTCAAGTAGTAATATAGACGGTCAATCCATTGAGGGACAGCCCCTCGAAAAGGCCTCCAACCGTTCCAGAACACACAGTCTGAAAAGATCGTCCACTGGTTCATCACTGAGACAGTTACTAAATAAGATTGTTACCTCGGAAAATAGCGAGCTCGATAAGGAGAATCAACCATTGTTCTCGTCAACGACTAGTTCAAACGCAAGTATCCGGACAAATGGTAGCAACAAAGGTACAAAATTCAAGAAAAGTAAACCTTCGATAACAGTTACGAACTCGGACTCCAGACAACCGTTGAAACCCTTGAgaaacactttgaacacaGTTGAAACGCAGAACAGCTTTAGAAGGCCCTCGCTCTCGTCAATGAACACAAACACATCGAAAAACTCTATGTCCATGCTGAACAGCTCAATGGACAACCTCAGTATTCATACCAAAAGACCAAGCATTTCGTCGATGTCCTCGTCGACATCACTATCCAAATGGAAATTTTGGAAGAGGCCAACCCAGTTGAATAACGGTGGCAACAACATACATAACCAAGAATATTATCAGCACAGCCAAAACCAAAGGCATAATCCAAACGTTATTGATAAGCAGAcggggaagaagaagctgaGGCAGAAAAGTTCTCTGGCAGACTTCCATTCAGGCACAAACAACGACCAGCTTTCCTTCTACTCGAACATAGATTATACTGGTGGCCAACAGCTGAACGGAGCAAACAcaactttgaacaaaaggACGTCAACCTCCAGTCTTTCCCTTTCGATAAGCAGCTTGAAACATAGGTCGTCCCAACCAAATTTGAAACACAAAACATCGCATTCTTCGCTaccaaaattcaaaaatagGCGCCAATCAAATACTGGAGGGGATGACGGATCGAGTCTACTGACTATCAGCTCCTCCATGAACTCAGTTCACAGTAGCCACTCCAATGGCACCACTAATACCAATAACATATCGCTACCAGTGCCTAACGCGGTTTCCAGGGACAAAATCAGAGccaaactgaaaaattctgCGTCGCTGCTGTCGTTGAACTCTAAAATCCCCATGGAAAAGAAGTCCTACGACGATAATATGCTCAACGAGATATTGGACCTTTGTACCGTCAAATGTGTCATTGAGCCAGCAGAAATTGACTCGAAAAAGCATCAACATCTGGAAACCTTGTCGTCAAACCATTCAATTCAAATATCACAACATGTTTGGAGATGCACCTCCAGTTTGGATCAATCGCAAACCATCATCTGCAAGAAAATACCACTACTTTGCGACTTCAACGAGATGGAGTCCtgtttgaaagagttgaaaaTTCTGAAGTTGTGCACAGGTACCCCGGGGTTACCATTTTTAATCCAAAACTATATCATTCGCAGTGCTGACACTAATGAAAACACGCTctatcttttcttgaaagaCATGGGCGATCCAATTACAGAGCGCGAAGTAAAGAACTGGTCTACATGCTTAAAGATTTTTTGGCAATGTGCTCTCATTCTGTATGTGGCAGAAACTAAGTTTCAATTTGAACACAGGAATTTGACCTTGGACCACATTTTAATCGACAAAAACGGAACCATCACTTTATGTGACCTGTCAAAGGCAAGAGCAAATTACTACTCCAACGACAACGTCATATATACAAGACTGGATCACCCAGCTTTTTTCCAGGGTGGAAGAGACTACCTGTTCGATATCTACAATTCCATGCGTTCCATTTTCATAGCTAAAAACGAACATTGGAATCATTTCGAACCAGGAACAAATTTGCTCTGGTTGAGGTACCTGGCAATTATGCTACTGACGAAGAACAAAGATAGAACAATGATGGGTCCAGGGAGAGACCAACTATTAAAGCTAACCGTCTTACTAGACATGTACCCAGCTGCTAGTACGAAGAGAAGCAATCATCTCTTCAATAAAAGGAAGGAAATAGAAATAAAGTCCACTGGGGACTTGATGAAATGGAAGTAA
- the MRPL28 gene encoding mitochondrial 54S ribosomal protein mL40 (similar to Saccharomyces cerevisiae MRPL28 (YDR462W); ancestral locus Anc_5.584), which produces MLTAQLSGTSSLHRGLRATTVLVPCRFKRTKAKGSALSPQMQRVVTQLNVMSARKKQPTRLKLSSEDLIKHQTIEKSWKVYQDQMVTRRQTALRKQYYSINEAMDRLKELSPALFKAANVDESGKLFPIDLKIPTDYPANKIWYYDYKKTT; this is translated from the coding sequence ATGTTGACTGCACAATTGTCTGGTACTAGCTCTCTGCACAGAGGACTGCGTGCAACGACGGTGCTGGTTCCATGCAGGTTCAAAAGAACCAAGGCAAAGGGATCGGCCCTTTCGCCGCAGATGCAGAGAGTCGTGACGCAACTGAATGTTATGTCTGCTAGGAAGAAACAGCCAACGAGATTGAAACTGTCGAGTGAGGACTTGATAAAACATCAGACTATAGAGAAGAGTTGGAAAGTGTACCAGGACCAGATGGTGACGCGGCGACAAACTGCCTTGAGGAAACAGTACTATAGCATCAACGAGGCTATGGACCGGTTGAAGGAATTGAGTCCCGCTTTGTTCAAAGCTGCCAATGTCGATGAGAGTGGGAAACTGTTCCCAATAGACTTGAAAATACCAACAGACTACCCAGCTAATAAAATATGGTATTACGATTATAAGAAGACTACCTGA